A part of Spiribacter vilamensis genomic DNA contains:
- a CDS encoding alpha/beta hydrolase: MVEQEQLETVETGGQDARYSVIWLHGLGASGHDFEPIVPQLGLPVPEAVRFVFPHAPVQPVTLNGGMAMPSWYDIYGLAPGTPQDEQGLDRAAGWIEALIEREERRGVPPGRLVLAGFSQGGALALHAGLRYASGLAGIMGLSTYLPLADHLAQAHAAANRRTPIFLAHGHHDPVLAYQLGTGSRDALEGLGYPVEWHDYPMAHQVCMQEIVDIGAWLGRVLDR; this comes from the coding sequence ATGGTCGAGCAGGAACAACTCGAGACCGTGGAAACCGGCGGCCAGGACGCCCGATACAGCGTCATCTGGCTGCACGGGCTGGGCGCCAGCGGTCATGATTTCGAGCCTATCGTCCCGCAGCTGGGGCTGCCCGTGCCGGAGGCGGTGCGATTCGTGTTTCCGCATGCCCCGGTGCAGCCGGTGACGCTCAACGGCGGCATGGCCATGCCCTCGTGGTACGACATTTACGGCCTGGCCCCGGGCACGCCGCAGGATGAACAGGGGCTCGATCGGGCGGCGGGCTGGATCGAGGCGCTGATCGAGCGCGAGGAACGCCGCGGCGTTCCGCCCGGGCGGCTGGTGCTGGCCGGGTTCTCGCAGGGCGGTGCGCTGGCCCTCCATGCCGGACTGCGCTATGCGTCGGGGCTGGCCGGCATTATGGGGCTGTCCACCTATCTGCCACTGGCCGACCACCTCGCCCAGGCCCATGCCGCCGCCAACCGCCGCACGCCGATCTTCCTCGCTCATGGTCACCACGACCCGGTGCTCGCCTATCAGCTGGGCACCGGCTCCCGCGACGCCCTGGAGGGCCTCGGTTATCCCGTGGAGTGGCACGACTACCCGATGGCGCACCAGGTGTGCATGCAGGAGATCGTCGACATCGGCGCGTGGCTGGGTCGCGTACTGGACCGCTAG
- the argH gene encoding argininosuccinate lyase has product MSESDAKGLWSGRFTEATDAFVAAFSASEHYDRRLYREDIRGSRAHARMLADCGVISADDAAAIDTGLDAIEAEIEAGGFPWDPALEDVHMNIEARLTERIGEAGKRLHTGRSRNDQIATDIRLWLRTVIDTNITLLRRFQRGLVDLAEREADTVMPGFTHLQVAQPVSFGHHMLAWYEMLVRDEARLRDARGRVNQMPLGSAALAGTTFPIDRDQTCAALGFDAPTRNSLDAVSDRDFAIEFVSAAALTMTHLSRMAEELVIWASPLTGFIDLPDRFCTGSSIMPQKKNPDVAELVRGKSARVHGALHALLTLMKGQPLAYNRDNQEDKEPLFDAADALRDSLRAFADMVPALTVNRDRTRAAAREGFATATDLADYLVRRGVAFRDAHEIVGKAVAFGVTEGRDLAEMSLAELQGFSATIGEDVFEVLTLDGSLAARDHTGGTAPAQVRRQVVAARDRLGTGAGD; this is encoded by the coding sequence ATGAGCGAGTCTGACGCCAAGGGCCTCTGGAGCGGCCGGTTCACCGAGGCCACCGATGCCTTCGTCGCGGCCTTCAGCGCCTCCGAACACTACGACCGGCGCCTCTACCGGGAGGACATCCGCGGCTCCCGGGCCCACGCCCGGATGCTTGCCGACTGCGGCGTGATCAGCGCCGACGACGCGGCGGCCATCGATACCGGGCTGGACGCCATCGAGGCGGAGATCGAGGCCGGCGGCTTCCCCTGGGATCCCGCCCTCGAGGATGTCCACATGAACATCGAGGCGCGACTGACCGAGCGCATCGGCGAGGCCGGCAAGCGCCTGCACACCGGGCGCTCGCGCAACGACCAGATTGCCACCGACATCCGCCTGTGGCTACGCACGGTCATCGACACCAACATCACCCTGTTGCGCCGCTTTCAGCGCGGACTCGTGGATCTTGCCGAGCGCGAGGCGGACACGGTCATGCCCGGCTTCACCCATCTGCAGGTGGCCCAGCCGGTGAGTTTCGGCCACCACATGCTGGCCTGGTACGAGATGCTGGTACGTGACGAGGCCCGGCTGCGGGACGCCCGCGGGCGAGTCAATCAGATGCCGCTGGGATCGGCGGCGCTGGCCGGCACGACCTTCCCCATCGACCGCGATCAGACCTGTGCGGCGCTGGGCTTCGACGCCCCTACCCGCAACTCCCTCGATGCCGTCTCGGATCGGGATTTCGCCATCGAGTTCGTCTCCGCCGCGGCGCTCACCATGACGCATCTCTCGCGGATGGCCGAGGAGCTGGTGATCTGGGCGTCGCCGCTCACCGGCTTTATCGATCTGCCCGACCGGTTCTGTACCGGCAGCTCGATCATGCCGCAGAAAAAGAACCCGGATGTGGCCGAACTGGTCCGCGGCAAGAGCGCCCGCGTCCATGGCGCCCTGCATGCGCTGCTGACGCTGATGAAGGGACAGCCACTCGCCTACAACCGCGACAACCAGGAAGACAAGGAACCGCTGTTCGACGCCGCCGATGCGCTGCGAGACAGCCTACGGGCGTTCGCCGACATGGTGCCGGCGCTGACGGTCAATCGCGATCGCACGCGGGCCGCCGCCCGCGAGGGATTCGCGACGGCCACCGACCTGGCCGACTACCTGGTCCGTCGGGGCGTGGCCTTCCGGGACGCCCACGAAATTGTCGGCAAGGCCGTCGCCTTCGGCGTGACCGAGGGGCGGGACCTCGCCGAGATGTCACTGGCGGAGCTGCAGGGCTTTTCGGCCACCATCGGCGAGGATGTCTTCGAGGTGCTGACCCTCGACGGCTCGCTGGCGGCACGCGACCACACCGGCGGGACGGCGCCGGCCCAGGTACGGCGCCAGGTGGTCGCGGCAAGGGACCGGCTCGGCACCGGCGCCGGCGACTAG
- a CDS encoding heme biosynthesis HemY N-terminal domain-containing protein, whose amino-acid sequence MIRRLIGFIVLLLASVLAAQWFANEGGFLMVRVGEWTIQTSLFVAVLAFIALWALVTLAFGLLRRTAQAPGQVRDRLAGRRTRKAQRELIDGLIELAEGRYAQAERHLEGTSRISDQPLMHHLLAAIAAQRRGEWQRRDDLLAEADAANPRARLAVGLLQAQLQVDAEQWEQALATLGWLREKAPRNHRVLMLQARAMQAVDDYAGLLDLLPDLRREQSLPSAELTAIEQRALDERIGELGTSANADSLGRIWKSLPKARQRDPALQARYARALIAADCPVTAERQLRGWLRQRWEPALVAVYGELPLEPERIYNRLTSWLNQRPEDPALLYAAARQAARCERWGPARNHLEAAVARGNDPAMARMLAELYERLGEHDRARKTYRQALGLDPIGNSLPRMDAGAD is encoded by the coding sequence ATGATCCGGCGGCTCATCGGCTTTATCGTCCTGCTGCTGGCGAGTGTGCTGGCGGCGCAGTGGTTCGCCAACGAGGGCGGCTTTCTGATGGTCCGCGTCGGCGAGTGGACCATCCAGACGAGCCTGTTCGTGGCGGTGCTCGCATTTATCGCCCTGTGGGCGCTGGTGACCCTGGCCTTCGGGTTGCTGCGTCGGACTGCGCAGGCGCCGGGACAGGTCCGTGACCGGCTGGCAGGTCGGCGGACGCGCAAGGCGCAGCGCGAGCTGATCGACGGCCTCATCGAACTCGCCGAGGGCCGCTACGCCCAGGCGGAGCGCCACCTGGAGGGAACCAGTCGGATCTCGGATCAGCCGCTGATGCATCACCTGCTGGCGGCGATTGCCGCGCAGCGCCGGGGTGAATGGCAGCGTCGCGACGATCTGCTTGCCGAGGCGGATGCCGCCAACCCCCGGGCACGGCTGGCGGTGGGCCTGCTGCAGGCGCAGTTGCAGGTGGATGCCGAGCAGTGGGAACAGGCGCTTGCCACCCTGGGCTGGCTGCGGGAAAAGGCCCCGCGCAATCATCGGGTGCTGATGCTGCAGGCACGCGCCATGCAGGCGGTGGACGACTACGCCGGGCTGCTCGATCTGTTGCCGGACCTGCGCCGCGAGCAGTCGCTGCCGAGCGCGGAGCTGACCGCGATCGAGCAGCGCGCCCTGGATGAGCGCATCGGCGAACTCGGCACGTCGGCGAACGCCGACAGCCTGGGCCGCATCTGGAAGTCACTGCCCAAGGCCCGGCAGCGCGATCCGGCACTGCAGGCGCGTTACGCGCGGGCGCTGATCGCCGCCGACTGCCCGGTCACCGCGGAGCGGCAGCTGCGTGGCTGGCTGCGCCAGCGCTGGGAGCCCGCGCTGGTGGCGGTGTACGGCGAGCTACCGCTGGAGCCCGAGCGCATCTACAACCGCCTGACGTCGTGGCTCAACCAGCGACCGGAGGATCCGGCGCTACTCTATGCGGCGGCCCGGCAGGCGGCGCGCTGCGAGCGCTGGGGACCGGCCCGGAACCACCTCGAGGCCGCGGTGGCCCGGGGTAATGACCCGGCGATGGCGCGCATGCTCGCCGAGCTCTATGAACGCCTGGGTGAGCATGACCGCGCTCGCAAGACCTATCGCCAGGCCCTGGGCCTCGATCCGATCGGCAACAGCCTGCCGCGAATGGACGCCGGCGCCGACTAG
- a CDS encoding uroporphyrinogen-III C-methyltransferase: MSKTDKDTDNALEAASPGKKGGGTGGGKGDGEAAATPPAGRTSGHVALVIAILVLLLSAGGGAYLYWQMQQLTEAQSGLATQRELEALSSDQQETAGELNGRITNLNEQLESRLQSLAKLENRVADQASARNELADRVDQLYRRMNSETDDWRIAEAGYLARMAVHRLQFNGDIPGALEALEAADILLSGLGGVGIDRREAIGRAVDQLLAVDQVDLVSVNRGLDRVADQLGTLPLAAGVKRFQTADGDVATGDEPTSGGWRQRLDRAGDRLMAGLGELVTVSRDRQVEPLPEPESRFLLQQNLRLQIESARLAALRGEPETYANALERVDGWVDAYFDSSADSVTAVRDRLAGLMDETVRVERPPIGETLAPVLNDGGRS; encoded by the coding sequence ATGAGCAAGACAGACAAGGATACCGATAACGCCCTCGAGGCCGCCTCACCGGGCAAAAAGGGCGGCGGCACCGGCGGTGGCAAGGGTGACGGCGAGGCGGCTGCGACGCCACCGGCCGGCCGCACGTCAGGACATGTAGCGCTGGTCATCGCCATCCTGGTCCTGCTGCTGAGTGCCGGCGGAGGCGCTTATCTCTACTGGCAGATGCAGCAACTCACCGAGGCCCAGTCCGGCCTGGCGACGCAGCGCGAGCTCGAGGCACTGAGTAGTGATCAGCAGGAGACTGCCGGCGAGCTCAACGGCCGTATCACCAACCTCAACGAGCAGCTCGAGTCGCGCCTGCAGTCGCTGGCCAAGCTCGAGAATCGCGTGGCGGACCAGGCCAGCGCCCGCAATGAACTGGCCGATCGTGTCGATCAGCTCTACCGGCGCATGAATTCCGAGACCGACGACTGGCGGATCGCCGAGGCCGGCTACCTGGCGCGGATGGCGGTGCACCGGCTGCAGTTCAACGGTGATATCCCCGGCGCCCTCGAGGCCCTCGAGGCCGCCGATATCCTGCTCTCCGGGCTGGGCGGTGTCGGCATCGACCGGCGTGAGGCGATTGGCCGGGCCGTCGATCAGCTGCTGGCCGTCGACCAGGTCGACCTCGTGAGCGTCAATCGCGGTCTTGATCGCGTGGCCGATCAGCTCGGTACATTGCCACTGGCGGCGGGCGTCAAGCGTTTCCAGACCGCCGATGGCGACGTGGCGACCGGTGACGAGCCGACCTCCGGTGGCTGGCGCCAGCGCCTGGACCGGGCCGGCGACCGCCTGATGGCCGGCCTGGGCGAGCTGGTCACGGTCAGCCGGGATCGCCAGGTCGAGCCGCTGCCGGAACCGGAGTCCCGCTTTCTTCTCCAGCAGAATCTGCGCCTGCAGATCGAGTCGGCCCGACTGGCGGCACTGCGGGGCGAGCCGGAGACCTATGCCAATGCCCTCGAGCGGGTGGATGGCTGGGTCGATGCCTATTTCGACTCCAGTGCCGATAGCGTCACCGCCGTCAGGGACCGGCTGGCCGGGCTGATGGATGAGACGGTTCGAGTCGAGCGTCCGCCGATTGGCGAGACACTGGCGCCCGTGCTCAATGATGGTGGCCGGTCATGA
- a CDS encoding quinone oxidoreductase family protein, which translates to MTEAIRIHRFGGPEQLQLATVPTGEPASGQVHIRQTHIGVNYIDIYFRTGLYPPASMPFTPGLEGAGEVVAVGDGVTGLSPGQRVAYVGGPPGAYASERIIAADRVVALPNAVSSEQAAAMMLKGLTAHMLLQRVCAVQSGDRVLIHAAAGGVGLLLCQWAHHLGATVIGTVGSPEKAELARANGCDHPILYRDEDVAERVRAITGGAGVRVAYDSVGADTLATSLGCVAKRGLLVSFGQSSGIPPAIAVGQLAAGGSLFLTRPSLFDYIGTAEELQSAARALFARVADGSIRVRIDSEWPLAEAAGAHERLASRQSSGSIILRA; encoded by the coding sequence ATGACCGAGGCGATTCGCATCCATCGCTTCGGCGGGCCCGAGCAGCTCCAGCTCGCCACTGTGCCGACCGGTGAACCGGCGTCCGGACAGGTCCACATCCGGCAAACCCATATCGGTGTCAATTACATCGATATCTACTTCCGGACCGGTCTCTACCCGCCCGCCAGCATGCCGTTCACGCCGGGGCTCGAGGGCGCCGGCGAGGTCGTGGCTGTGGGCGACGGCGTCACCGGGCTGAGCCCGGGGCAGCGAGTCGCGTACGTGGGCGGACCGCCCGGTGCCTATGCCAGCGAGCGGATCATCGCCGCCGACCGCGTCGTCGCACTGCCGAACGCGGTCAGCAGCGAGCAGGCCGCGGCAATGATGCTCAAGGGGCTGACGGCGCATATGCTCCTGCAGCGCGTCTGTGCCGTGCAGTCGGGGGATCGGGTGCTGATTCATGCCGCGGCCGGCGGGGTCGGGCTATTACTCTGCCAGTGGGCCCATCACCTCGGCGCCACGGTGATCGGCACCGTCGGCAGCCCGGAAAAGGCCGAACTGGCCCGGGCCAACGGCTGTGATCACCCGATTCTCTACCGCGACGAGGATGTCGCGGAGCGGGTCCGTGCGATTACCGGGGGTGCCGGCGTGCGGGTAGCCTATGATTCCGTGGGTGCCGACACGCTCGCCACATCGCTGGGATGCGTGGCAAAGCGCGGGCTGCTGGTGAGCTTTGGCCAGTCATCGGGGATACCGCCAGCCATTGCCGTCGGTCAGCTGGCCGCCGGCGGGTCGCTGTTCCTGACCCGGCCGTCGCTATTCGACTACATCGGCACGGCAGAGGAGCTGCAATCCGCCGCCAGGGCGCTCTTCGCCAGGGTGGCGGACGGTTCCATACGGGTCCGCATTGACAGCGAGTGGCCGCTCGCCGAGGCCGCCGGTGCGCATGAACGACTGGCGTCGCGTCAGAGCAGCGGGTCGATCATCCTCCGCGCCTAG
- a CDS encoding NADP-dependent malic enzyme, giving the protein MAEDFKQNALDYHRNPTPGKITVTPTKPLANQRDLALAYSPGVAAACELIVDNEQEAANVTARGNLVGVITNGTAVLGLGAIGPLASKPVMEGKGVLFKKFAGIDVFDIEIAENDPGKLVDTIARLEPTFGAINLEDIKAPECFEVEEKLRERMSIPVFHDDQHGTAITAAAAIYNGLRLVGKRFEDIKLVTSGAGAAAVACLDLLVSMGLDPANIVVTDRQGVIYQGRTEDMDERKGLYAADTSARTLDEVIDGADIFLGLSVPGVLTADMVKRMADKPMIMALANPTPEIWPEDVLAARSDAIISTGRSDYPNQVNNVLCFPFIFRGALDVGATTINDEMKKACVRAIADLATMESSDVVRAAYGGKPLSFGREYLIPKPFDPRLIIRIAPEVARAAMDSGVATRPITDFAAYRRRLSTYVFQSGLLMKPIFERASQNPRRVAYGDGEDERILQAVQLVVDDRLAQPIVIGRRRVVKMRIKRLGLRLVIDEDFELVDPEDDPRFKAYWQLYHSLMERRGVTPDRARQIVRTRNTVIASLMVHRGEADAMLSGAVGKYHRQLDYVTEVIGRREGVSNLAAMNAIITPKGTLFLCDTYVNHHPTAEQLAEMTTLAADEIRRFGIVPKVAMLSHSNFGTSGDAEAVKMREALRQVENRDPSLEVEGEMHGDAALNEEIRRRIFPNSRLDGEANLLIMPTLDAANIAFNLLKTVTDAVSIGPVVLGMAKPAHILTPSVTVRGVVNLTALAGVEAGMVAEKDGSAS; this is encoded by the coding sequence ATGGCTGAGGACTTCAAGCAGAACGCGCTCGATTACCACCGCAACCCGACCCCGGGAAAGATCACGGTCACGCCCACCAAGCCGCTGGCCAACCAGCGCGATCTGGCCCTTGCCTACAGCCCGGGGGTCGCGGCCGCCTGCGAACTGATCGTCGATAACGAGCAGGAGGCGGCCAACGTGACCGCGCGTGGCAACCTGGTCGGGGTCATCACCAACGGCACGGCGGTACTCGGTCTGGGCGCCATCGGTCCGCTGGCGTCGAAACCGGTCATGGAGGGCAAGGGCGTCCTATTCAAGAAGTTTGCCGGCATCGACGTCTTCGATATCGAAATCGCGGAGAACGATCCCGGCAAACTGGTGGATACCATCGCCCGGCTGGAGCCGACCTTCGGCGCGATCAACCTCGAGGATATCAAGGCACCGGAATGCTTCGAGGTCGAGGAGAAACTGCGCGAGCGCATGAGTATCCCGGTCTTCCACGACGACCAGCACGGCACCGCCATCACCGCCGCCGCCGCGATCTACAACGGCCTGCGGCTGGTCGGCAAGCGCTTCGAAGACATCAAGCTGGTTACCTCCGGGGCCGGTGCCGCCGCGGTCGCCTGCCTGGATCTGCTCGTGTCGATGGGGCTTGATCCCGCCAACATCGTCGTCACCGACCGCCAGGGCGTGATCTACCAGGGCCGCACGGAGGACATGGACGAGCGCAAGGGCCTGTACGCCGCCGACACCAGCGCCCGCACCCTGGACGAGGTCATCGACGGCGCGGACATCTTCCTGGGCCTCTCGGTCCCGGGCGTGCTGACCGCGGACATGGTCAAGCGCATGGCCGACAAGCCGATGATCATGGCCCTCGCCAACCCCACGCCGGAGATCTGGCCCGAGGACGTGCTCGCCGCCCGATCGGATGCGATTATCTCCACCGGTCGCTCCGACTACCCCAACCAGGTCAACAACGTCCTGTGCTTCCCGTTCATCTTCCGCGGCGCGCTGGACGTTGGCGCCACCACCATCAACGACGAAATGAAAAAGGCCTGTGTACGCGCCATTGCCGACCTCGCCACCATGGAGTCATCGGATGTGGTCCGCGCCGCTTACGGCGGCAAGCCCCTGTCGTTCGGTCGGGAATACCTCATCCCCAAGCCCTTCGATCCGCGCCTGATCATCCGCATCGCCCCGGAAGTGGCGAGGGCCGCCATGGACAGTGGTGTCGCGACACGCCCGATCACCGACTTCGCCGCCTACCGGCGCCGGCTTTCCACCTACGTGTTCCAGTCCGGACTGCTGATGAAGCCCATCTTCGAGCGCGCCAGCCAGAATCCGCGGCGCGTTGCCTACGGCGATGGCGAGGATGAGCGCATCCTGCAGGCGGTTCAGCTGGTCGTGGACGATCGGCTCGCTCAGCCCATCGTCATCGGCCGACGTCGGGTGGTGAAGATGCGCATCAAGCGCCTCGGACTGCGCCTGGTCATCGACGAGGACTTCGAGCTGGTGGATCCCGAGGACGATCCCCGCTTCAAGGCCTACTGGCAGCTCTATCACTCGCTCATGGAGCGTCGCGGCGTCACCCCGGACCGGGCCCGGCAGATCGTGCGCACCCGCAATACCGTGATCGCCTCGCTGATGGTCCACCGCGGCGAGGCCGATGCCATGCTCTCCGGCGCAGTGGGGAAATATCACCGCCAGCTCGACTATGTCACCGAGGTGATCGGCAGGCGCGAGGGGGTGAGTAACCTCGCCGCCATGAACGCCATCATCACGCCGAAGGGCACGCTTTTCCTCTGCGACACCTATGTCAATCACCATCCCACCGCCGAGCAGCTCGCGGAGATGACCACGCTGGCGGCCGACGAGATCCGCCGCTTCGGCATTGTGCCCAAGGTCGCGATGCTCTCGCACAGCAACTTCGGCACCTCCGGCGATGCCGAGGCGGTGAAGATGCGCGAGGCGCTGCGGCAGGTCGAAAACCGTGACCCCTCGCTGGAAGTGGAAGGCGAGATGCATGGCGACGCCGCGCTGAACGAGGAAATACGGCGACGGATCTTTCCCAACTCGCGCCTCGACGGCGAGGCGAATCTGCTCATCATGCCGACGCTCGACGCCGCCAACATCGCCTTCAACCTGCTCAAGACCGTCACCGATGCGGTCTCCATCGGACCGGTGGTACTGGGAATGGCCAAGCCGGCGCACATCCTCACGCCATCGGTGACGGTACGCGGCGTGGTCAATCTCACCGCCCTCGCCGGCGTCGAGGCAGGCATGGTTGCCGAGAAGGACGGGAGCGCATCATGA
- a CDS encoding uroporphyrinogen-III synthase, with protein MTERDALAGRRILVTRPAGQAEGLIHRLEAAGAAVLHRPTLRIVAVPPAIDAFPAHPDWLVFTSPNAVRYGVDWLPASMWRSARTAAVGPGTAAAIEQRGRSVDVAPSVGGGADDLLAETAFDPGEATSVLIVRGENGRQRLSAALRARGADVHESIVYRRIHAASQLDIPREWQAQPLDCTIITSVSGLSCLLGMAGASALEWLAESRLVTVSERVATAATSAGFDRPVVASGADDSAITRAVCAALQREI; from the coding sequence GTGACGGAACGCGACGCCCTCGCCGGTCGACGGATCCTGGTGACCCGCCCTGCCGGCCAGGCGGAGGGGCTGATCCATCGCCTCGAGGCCGCGGGTGCGGCGGTGCTGCATCGACCCACCCTGCGCATTGTCGCCGTGCCCCCCGCCATCGACGCGTTTCCCGCCCATCCCGACTGGCTGGTCTTTACCAGTCCCAATGCTGTCCGCTACGGGGTGGACTGGTTGCCGGCGTCGATGTGGCGGAGCGCTCGCACTGCCGCGGTCGGCCCGGGTACCGCGGCGGCGATCGAACAGCGAGGTCGGAGCGTGGACGTGGCGCCGAGTGTCGGCGGAGGTGCGGACGATCTCCTGGCGGAAACCGCCTTCGATCCGGGCGAGGCGACGAGCGTACTGATCGTTCGCGGTGAAAACGGCCGCCAGCGGCTATCCGCGGCGCTCCGGGCGCGTGGCGCCGACGTGCATGAAAGTATTGTCTACCGTCGTATTCATGCCGCGAGTCAACTCGATATCCCTCGGGAGTGGCAGGCGCAGCCGCTTGACTGCACAATTATCACCAGCGTGAGTGGCCTGTCCTGCCTACTCGGCATGGCGGGAGCATCCGCGCTAGAGTGGTTGGCGGAGAGCAGGCTGGTCACTGTCAGCGAGCGTGTCGCGACGGCCGCGACCAGCGCCGGATTCGACAGGCCGGTCGTTGCCAGCGGTGCAGACGATTCGGCCATTACACGCGCGGTGTGTGCCGCGCTGCAGAGAGAGATCTGA
- a CDS encoding LytR/AlgR family response regulator transcription factor: protein MMKIVIACEQPALRQRLAALAATSAGCCVAAVLETPAEAPASHGRDPVDVVVLGVRDEAHLAVAVDLANMTPAPAILLAGELADPIIPRLEESGVDYVVDTAQPTRFATALQAARPLGVSQIARLQAPGAGDERRHILCRRRNGLSLIPVDDVRCFVADHKYVTVQHDAGEDLIEESLCRLEAEFGPRFLRVHRSALVARDALRGLEKDLDGQTRALVDGSDDPLPVSRRRLPTVRRWMRTAATPG, encoded by the coding sequence ATGATGAAGATCGTGATTGCCTGCGAGCAGCCTGCGCTGCGACAACGACTGGCGGCGCTGGCGGCAACCAGCGCCGGATGCTGCGTGGCGGCCGTCCTCGAGACGCCTGCCGAGGCGCCGGCCAGCCATGGTCGCGATCCGGTGGACGTGGTGGTGCTGGGTGTCCGCGACGAGGCCCACCTGGCCGTCGCCGTGGACCTGGCCAATATGACGCCGGCACCGGCGATTCTGCTGGCGGGTGAACTCGCCGACCCGATCATCCCGCGACTCGAGGAGAGCGGCGTGGACTATGTCGTCGATACCGCGCAGCCGACCCGCTTCGCGACGGCCCTGCAGGCGGCGCGCCCGCTGGGAGTGAGTCAGATCGCGCGGCTCCAGGCCCCCGGTGCCGGTGATGAGCGCCGCCATATTCTCTGCCGCCGGCGCAACGGCCTGAGCCTGATCCCGGTGGATGACGTGCGCTGTTTCGTGGCCGATCACAAGTACGTCACCGTCCAGCACGATGCCGGCGAGGATCTGATCGAGGAGTCGTTGTGTCGCCTCGAGGCCGAGTTCGGTCCACGCTTCCTGCGTGTCCATCGCAGTGCGCTGGTCGCCCGCGACGCGCTCCGCGGGCTGGAGAAGGATCTCGATGGCCAGACCCGGGCCCTGGTGGATGGCAGCGACGATCCGTTGCCGGTCAGTCGACGCCGCCTGCCCACCGTCCGGCGCTGGATGAGGACAGCCGCGACGCCGGGTTGA
- the lptM gene encoding LPS translocon maturation chaperone LptM — MTPRILPFLALITLILVTGCGVKGDLYLPDDRDAADSEEGMS, encoded by the coding sequence ATGACCCCACGTATCCTGCCCTTTCTGGCACTGATCACGCTAATCCTGGTCACCGGCTGCGGCGTCAAGGGCGATCTCTACCTACCCGACGACCGGGACGCCGCGGACAGTGAGGAGGGCATGTCGTGA
- the hemC gene encoding hydroxymethylbilane synthase: MSITHLRIATRRSPLAVWQAEHVADRLRARYPDLAVELVRLSTRGDEITDRPLMAVGGKALFVKALEEGMLAGKADIAVHSMKDVPAVVPDEFRLPVILAREDPFDALVSRRYAAIAELPAGGRVGTASLRRECQIRARRPDLVVESLRGNVQTRLGKLDAGHFDAIVLAASGLQRLGMAGQITQVMAPEESLPAVGQGALGIECRADDPDVAALIRGLDDPDTHDRVAAERAVNARLEGSCHVPLAAYAMLEGETLWLRGLVANRDGRRVLTAEGRAARSEGPALGHAVAEDLLGQGAGEILAAIE, from the coding sequence ATGTCCATCACGCACCTCCGCATTGCTACCCGTCGCAGTCCGCTCGCCGTCTGGCAGGCCGAGCATGTCGCCGACCGCCTGCGGGCGCGATATCCGGATCTGGCCGTCGAGCTGGTTCGCCTCTCGACGCGCGGGGACGAGATCACCGATCGCCCGCTCATGGCGGTGGGCGGCAAGGCCCTGTTCGTCAAGGCGCTCGAGGAGGGAATGCTGGCGGGCAAGGCGGATATCGCCGTGCACTCCATGAAGGATGTGCCGGCGGTGGTGCCGGACGAATTCCGCCTGCCGGTGATCCTGGCCCGGGAGGATCCCTTCGATGCGCTGGTGTCACGCCGCTACGCGGCGATTGCCGAACTGCCCGCCGGTGGCCGGGTGGGCACCGCCAGTCTGCGTCGTGAATGCCAGATCCGGGCGCGGCGTCCGGATCTCGTCGTGGAGTCGCTGCGCGGCAATGTGCAGACCCGTCTGGGCAAACTCGATGCGGGGCACTTCGATGCCATTGTGCTGGCGGCATCAGGGTTGCAGCGGCTGGGCATGGCCGGGCAGATCACGCAGGTCATGGCACCGGAGGAGAGCCTCCCGGCGGTGGGCCAGGGAGCGCTGGGGATCGAGTGCCGGGCCGACGATCCCGACGTGGCGGCACTGATTCGGGGGCTTGATGATCCGGACACCCACGATCGGGTGGCGGCGGAGCGGGCCGTCAATGCCCGCCTCGAAGGCAGCTGCCATGTGCCGCTGGCCGCCTATGCAATGCTCGAGGGCGAAACGCTCTGGCTTCGCGGCCTGGTGGCGAACCGCGACGGCCGTCGGGTGCTGACCGCCGAGGGGCGTGCGGCACGGTCGGAGGGACCGGCGTTGGGGCATGCCGTCGCCGAAGATCTGCTCGGCCAGGGGGCCGGCGAGATCCTCGCCGCTATCGAGTGA